From Carnobacterium alterfunditum DSM 5972:
GATCGCTGGATCAACATACATTTTTTTGGCCCGTTTCAACAAATGATCCAAAATGACTTCCATTCCTCTAGAGACCGGATGAAAGTAGACTTGCATGTACATCTGGTAGCGACTGACGATGTAATCTTCAACGGCATGCATGCCGGACATTTGGAAGTAGATACCATCCTTATACGGACGAATAACTCTGAGGATACGGGTTAAATCAAATGTACCATAGTTGACACCTGTATGATAGGCATCGCGCAATAAGTAGTCCATCCGGTCTGCGTCGATTTGACTAGAAATAAGTTGGACCACTTGCGGATTAGGGTAAGTTTTTTGGATAATACTGGCAACTTTTTCTGGAAAATCTTCACTCACTTTAGATAAAATTTGGTAAACTTCAGTTTCTGGAGAAGTGATGATGGACACAGTGATCTCTTCATGATCTGTTTTAAAGATATGCTCAAATGTGTGAGAATACGGTCCATGTCCAATATCATGTAAAAGTGCAGCGCATAAAGCAACTAGCCGTTCGTTATCATCCCAGCCGCCATCGCCTGGTGTTTGAGTGGCATAATTCCTCTCAAATGTATCACAGATTCGACGAGTAATTTCGTATACACCCAATGAATGTGTGAATCGTGTGTGTTCTGCGCCATGAAAAGTTAAGGAAGAGGTACCTAATTGTTTGATTCTTCGTAATCTTTGAAATTCACTTGAATTGATTAAATCTAAAATAATCTGATGTTGGATATGAATATAATCATGGACTGGATCACGAAAAACGTGTTCTATTGGCAGTAGTAAATTACCATCATAAAGGCTGCTCATTTGATCAGCTCCTTATCAATTGAAGTGCCAAGCATTTGCTGGTTACGGCGTATCATTTTTTCGAAACCTTCATTATAGTCGGTTATTATCTCTGAAGAATACTCACCAGGTATGATTGTGCAGTTATTTTTAAGAAGGGTACGTAGAATCAGGTTTTTCATTCCGTCTACGGTTAAAGAAATACCAAGCAAATCCTCCAATGTAGCCATTACGGTAGGATCAACTGATGGAAATTGCCATTTTACCGTTTCGCCCTTTAATCCAGCTTGATAAAATTCGCGTATCATTTCAGCTCTTTTAAACTGATTGCCATTTACACTGATGTATATCATGATTGCTACGCCATTTTTTAAACGCCTTTGCGAGATTCCGGCAAATTTTTTTCCATCGATACTTAAATCATACTCTCCTGGGCAATAAGAGTCTTTGATTTCATAAGCTAAGCTTTTTTTTCCATAGGCTTTGAGAGAATTATTGATTAGCTGCAGCATATGCTCATATCCAGTATTTATAGTCATTTTTTGTTTAGGATCCTCAGGTAGTATAAGGGAAAAGTTTAGCACACCCTCATCTCCAACTACAGCTAACCCTCCTGAATTGCGTACAATATAAGGATGAGCGTAACGGTCAATAACTTCTAAAGCATCTTTGAAGTAAGGTAGTTTGGTATCCATCATGCCTAAAATGACTAGATTTGAAGTTGGCCAAAAATGCAAAATATTTTTTTGATACTTTCCAGCATAACGCAATAAACTATCTGTCAAAGCAAAATGAGAAATAGCTTTGTTAGCAAAAGGCATTGTTTCAGCTTCATAAAGTTCATAAGAATAATCCGTTGAGATTTTTTTATTATCAGTAATTATCATTGGTTTAACTTCCTTTATTTGATTAGAAATAGCATTCTTATCCTATTATAACAAATTTTATTGCATGGTTCTTCCTTAACCGTTATAAAAAGCATAATATTTCCTTTATTTATGATAAGATGGTTATGCAATAAAGTGAAAATAGATAGTTGGAATCACTAAACCTATGGTGAATATAGGAATTGAAAATTATGAGGTGAAACAATTGGATCTATCAAAAGGAAGAGCAGCTCAGATACATTTAGAGACGATCATTTCTCAAGGCAATGAAACTGAAAAACATGTATTTGACGAAGCTGGTAAAGTTGTTCAAATGAATTCGTCTTATTATATTCGTTTCCAAGAAACCTATGAATCAGGAGTCATTCCTGTAACGGTTAAAATCGATCCTTCTGGAATCGTTACCCTTACGCGTAAAGGTGAAACGACTACGCGAATGAGATTTGATAAAGGTGAACGGTTTGAAACGCTCTATCATACGCCACAAGGTGAAGTGAAAATTGAAACAATGACAAAAAATATGCAAATCAGTTATACAGATGAACCTTTTTCTGGGAGAGTATATATTGAATATGACTTATTTTTAGGAAAAGAAAAATTAGGAGATTACAAATTACAATTGCTTTTTACTATTTAAATATTGTATGATAAAGAATAGACTGTTGAAAGGACGTGGCTTTCGTGAAATTAGCACAATTTGAGGATCAAAACAAAGATGAATTGTCAATGATTGAAGTAGCACATGCCATCTTAGATCAAAAAGGAGAAATACTTGATTTCTCAGCTTTATTAAAAGAAGTACAGGATTTTCTAAATATAAATTCAAAAGAAATTACAAGTAAAACTTCTCAATTTTATACAGATTTAAATATTGACGGTAGTTTTATTTCCTTAGGAGAAAATCGTTGGGGATTGCGTTCATGGTATCCAATTGATTTTATTGACGAAGAAGTTACTCAAGGAAATGAAGATGAAGCTCCACGTCGTAAAAAACGCAAAAAAGCTAGTGCATTTGTTACAGGTGAAGATGATATTGATTACAATGATGATGACCCTGAGGACGATGATTCTCCTGAAGAGGAAGAAGATGATAATGCTACTACTTACGGTGGACGCGTTTCTGTTGATGAACACGGTGTAATGGTTGACGATGAAGATAAAGAAGATCTTGGAGAATACAAGAAAGATTTGTCTGAACTAGGTACTGATGATGAAGAAGATGAATTACCTGACGGTGTTGAAGGGGAACTTACAATCATTGAAGACGAAGATGAAGAAGATTCTGACGAAGAAGAGTATTAACAAAAAAGTTCAATGAATTTATTTTCTGATAGTAGTTTTTCGATAAAAACGCTGTCCAGAAGAATAACTTGACGTTTTATGTAGGAATGTGTAATATCTACATTGGGCTCCCTTGAAAGATTAAAGGGACAGGAACTATAAGTAATCAAAAAGCTCCCTATTCTACTAATGGATAGGGGGTTTTGTTTTTTTGTTACTACCCAAAAAAATGAAAGTGATTAGTGGTTTTTTTCTTTTTACATTAATAAATATAGAAGGAGTCGGAAAAAATGACAAAATATATTTTTGTAACAGGTGGAGTAGTATCTTCAATAGGCAAAGGAATTGCAGCGGCATCTCTAGGACGGTTATTAAAAAACCGCGGATTAAAAGTAACGATCCAAAAATTTGATCCTTACATCAATGTTGACCCAGGTACAATGAGTCCTTATCAACATGGAGAAGTTTTTGTAACAGATGATGGAGCTGAAACCGACTTAGACTTAGGTCATTACGAACGGTTTATTGATATCAATTTAAATCAATATTCGAATGTAACAACGGGGAAAATCTATTCTGAAGTCATACGCAAAGAACGCAAGGGAGAGTACTTGGGGGCAACAGTACAAGTTATTCCGCATATTACCAATGAAATCAAAGAAAAAATTATGCGTGCAGGACAAACAACCGATTCTGATATCGTCATAACAGAAGTTGGTGGGACAGTAGGAGATATTGAGTCATTACCTTTCCTAGAAGCCTTACGTCAAATGAAAAGTGATGTTGGTGCAGATAATGTTATGTACATCCATACAACGTTGATTCCTTATCTTGGGGCAGCTGGTGAAATGAAAACCAAACCAACACAACATAGTGTGAAAGAATTACGTGGATTAGGGATCCAGCCTAATCTGTTAGTCATCCGTACAGAAAAACCTGTTCCGCAAAGTTTGAAAGATAAACTAGCTTCATTTTGTGATGTCTATCCTGAGGCTATTATTGAGTCACGTGATGTAGACACGTTATATTCTATTCCTTTAAATTTGCAGAAACAAAATATGGATCAAATCGTTTGTGACCATCTTAAAATTGATGCCCCACCTGCTGACATGTCAGAGTGGATCGCGTTAGAACAAAAAGTACTGCATTTATCTAAGAAAACAAAAATTGCATTAGTCGGAAAATATGTTGAATTACCAGATGCGTATTTATCCGTTATCGAATCATTAAATCATGCAGGATATGCGGTAGACTCTGAAATTGAAGTAGATTGGATCAATGCTGAAGAAGTGACACCGGATAATATTGAAAGTAAATTGAAAAATGCGGATGGGATTTTAGTTCCAGGCGGATTTGGCGATCGCGGCTTAGAAGGTAAAATTTTAGCTATTCAATATGCACGTGAAAATAAGGTTCCTTTCTTAGGTATTTGCTTAGGAATGCAACTAGCATGTGTAGAATATGCACGTAATGTTGTAGGTTTAGAAGGCGCTCACTCAGCAGAAACAGATCCAGATACGCCATATAACATTATCGATTTGATGTTGAATCAAAAAGATGTGGTCAATATGGGAGGTACGTTGCGTCTAGGGCTATACCCATGCAAACTAAAACCTGGTTCTGTAGCAGCTAACGTATACGATAATGCTGAAGTTGTTCAAGAACGCCACCGCCACCGTTATGAGTTTAACAATGAATACCGGAATATGATGGAAGAAAAAGGCTTAGTCTTTTCAGGAGTTTCACCCGATAATCGTCTAGTTGAGATTGTGGAGTTATCTGACCATCCATTTTATATAGCTTGTCAATTCCATCCAGAATTCATCTCTCGTCCGAATCGCCCGCAAAAATTATTCTTAGGATTTGTAAAAGCAGCATTAAATAACTAGTACCAAAAAGGGTATGAAACTAGATAAGTTTATAATAATCTAGATATTCTAATGTTTTTTTGTTATAATAGCATCGTTGACTAAGAGTACCTTAGTAAATAAAAAGATTTCCTTAAGGAGGAAAAAATATATGAGTCGTTTAGTTAGTATGACAGATATGTTAAACAAAGCGTTAGAAGGTAAATATGCAGTAGGTCAATTCAATATCAACAACCTTGAATGGACACAAGCTGTATTAGCAGCTGCTGAAGCAGAAAAATCACCAGTTATTTTAGGTGTTTCTGAAGGAGCAGGTAAATACATGGGTGGCCCTAAAGTTGTAGCAGCAATGGTTGAATCTTTGATGGAAACAATGAACATCACAGTACCAGTTGCATTACACTTAGACCATGGTTCTTCTTTCGAAAATTGTAAAGCTGCAATTGATGCTGGTTATTCTTCTGTAATGATCGATAACTCTGCATTCGCAATTGATAAAAATATCGAAGCAACTAAAAAAGTTGTAGAATATGCTCATTCAAAAGACGTATCAGTAGAAGCAGAAGTTGGAACTGTTGGTGGTACTGAAGATGGCGTTACTGGCGGAGTAAACTACGCAGACCCACAAGAATGTCTACGTATGGTAACTGAAGCTAAGATCGATGCTTTAGCTGCTGCTTTAGGATCAGTACATGGTGACTATGAAGGAGAACCAGTTCTAGGTTTCGGTGAAATGAAAGAAATCTCTGAATTAACTAAAGCTCCTTTAGTATTACATGGCGGATCTGGAATCCCAGAATTCCAAATTAAAAAAGCAATTGAAAATGGACATTCTAAAATCAATGTGAATACTGAATTACAACAAGTTTGGACAAAAGCTATACGTGAAAAATTAAACACTGACGATAAAGTTTATGACCCACGTAAAGTTATTGCACCTGGTAAAGATGCAATCGTTGCAACAGTTAAAACAACTATGCAAAGATTTGGATCTTCTAACAAAGCTTAATTAAATAACAAAAAACCTTACCTTTTAGGTAAGGTTTTTTTGTTTGGTTAAAAAATAGGTTGTTTGATAAATGATTTTTGTGTAATAAAATGAAATTTCTTCTCGAATGGACAAATCTTCAAACCCAAAATAAAATGTGATTGCTGAAGCATTAACATTTTACAATTCACATTGAATTCTTTGCAAGGCTGTAAGCGTTCCTATTCGTTCAGGAATTTTGACTGAGTAATTTGATTGATCTATCCCCACTAAAAATGACAGAACCAAAAAATATAGTAATTGTAAGTTGTTTTGAGTTATAGTAAAATTGGATTAGCGTCTTTAGATAAAGGAAAAGAGTAAGGATCATGGGAAGCTTTATCGAAATAAAGCTAGCTAAGTTTGATAAAAATCACTCCTTTAATTTAGGACATCTAGACGTTAATTAAAAATGGTTTAATAGCTCTCAAATAAAAACTCAACTCAACTCTTTAAAAGATAAAACGGAGGTATAACATGAAAAAATTAGTCATTAATGGTGGGAAAAAATTATCTGGAGAAGTGACCATCAATGGGGCTAAAAATAGTACAGTTGCTTTGATACCAGCTGCAATCCTAGCAGATTCACCTGTTGTTTTAGAAGGTGTACCAGATATTCAAGATGTTCATTCATTGATCGATATCCTAAATATAATGAAAGTAGAGACTACTTTTGACGGTTCAACACTAACTATCGATCCAACACATATGGTTTCTATCCCAATGCCAAATGGAAAAATAAAAAGTTTACGAGCATCTTATTATTTCATGGGTGCTTTATTGACTAAATTCGGAAAAGGTGTTGTAGGACTGCCAGGAGGATGCTTTTTAGGACCTCGTCCGATAGATCAACATTTAAAAGGGTTTCGTGCTTTAGGAGCTACTGTAGATAATGAAATGGGTGCCATGTACCTAAGAACCGATGAAAAAGGTTTAGTCGGAACAAGAATGTATTTAGATGTGGTTTCGATTGGGGCTACGATCAACGTTATGTTAGCTGCAGTAAAAGCAAAAGGTAAAACGATTATTGAAAATGCCGCACGTGAGCCTGAAATTATTGATATTGCAACGCTATTAAACAATATGGGGGCAAAAGTAAGAGGTGCAGGAACAGATATTATTCGGATAGATGGAGTCGATGAGCTTCATGGCTGCCGACATACCATTATACCAGACCGAATTGAAGCTGGTACTTACTTATCTATGGCAGCAGCAGCTGGATCAGATGTTCTGATAAACAATGTTATTGTAGAGCACTTAGAAGGATTGTTAGCTAAATTGGAAGAAATGGGTGTACCAATGGAAATTGGTGAAGACAGTATCCGAGTAAAAGAAGCTACTCATTTGAAGGCTATAAATATAAAAACACTTCCTTATCCTGGATTTGCAACTGATTTACAACAACCTTTAACGCCTTTGTTATTGAAAGCGACGGGGACCTCGTTAATTACGGATACTATCTACCCTAAGCGCGTCAAACATATACCAGAATTGGTACGAATGGGTGCAAATGCCCGTGTTGAAAGCGATATGATTTTAATCGAAGGACCAATAAAACAATTACATGGTGTAGAAGTAGAAGCAAGCGATCTAAGAGCAGGAGCGTGTCTTGTGACAGCTGGTTTAATGGCAGAAGGTACCACGACCATTACAGGAGTAGAGAACATTTTACGTGGTTATGATCATATCGTAGAAAAGCTCACCGCTTTAGGTGCAGATGTTGAAATGATTGAAGACGACAACAAATAGGAGTTAACTAAAATGAGTGAGTTATTGACATTGACTGAATTAGAATTAAAAACATTAAAAGAAATTTATAATTATGCTAAAGAACTAAAAATTCCTTACTACAGCCAAATGAATAAAAAAGAGTTAGCGTTGGCTGTTATCCGAGCTCAAGAAGAAAAACAGGGCTTTTTCATTGTTGAAGGAGTGCTAGATGTTATGGCACAACAGGATTTTGGTTTTTTACGGCCAATCAATTACACACCAAGTAAAGAGGATATTTATATTTCTTCTTCTCAGATCAAGCGTTTTGGCTTGAGAAATGGCGATAAAGTCTCCGGTAAGGCAAGACCGCCAAAACCATCAGAGCGTTATTATGGTCTAATGCATGTAAACTTTGTAAATGGAAAAGATCCAGAAGATGCAAAGGAACGTCCTCATTTTCCTGCGTTAACACCTCTCTATCCAGAAAAACAAATTACTCTTGAAACAGAACAAACCAAAATTTCAAATCGAATGATCGATATTATAGCTCCTGTAGGTTTCGGTCAACGCGGGTTGATCGTGGCACCTCCAAAGGCAGGGAAAACAATTTTATTAAAAGAAATCGCAAATGGGATCGCTGAAAACTATCCTGAGGCTGAATTGATTATTTTACTGATCGATGAACGTCCAGAAGAAGTGACAGATATTGAAAGAAGTGTCAAGGGAGAAGTAGTTTCTTCAACATTTGATCAACAACCACAAAACCATGTACGTGTAACCGAATTGGTTCTAGAAAGAGCCATGCGTTTGGTAGAGGATAGACGTGACGTTATTATCTTAATGGATAGTATTACACGTTTGGCACGTGCCTATAATCTGGTTCTTCCTCCAAGTGGCAGAACATTAAGCGGCGGGTTAGATCCAGCAGCATTATATCGACCTAAACGTTTTTTCGGAGCAGCGAGAAATATTGAAGAAGGCGGCAGCTTAACGATTTTAGCTACGGCTTTGGTAGATACTGGAAGTCGCATGGATGATATGATTTATGAAGAATTTAAAGGAACAGGGAATTCTGAATTACATCTATCAAGAGAACTTGCTGAACGTCGTGTTTTCCCAGCTATCGACATCAAAAAATCAAGTACACGAAAAGAAGAACTTTTATTGGAAAATGACCGTTTAGAAATGATATGGAAATTACGCCATGCAATGACGGGAGATGCCTTGGATTTAACTGATCAATTTATCAAGGCCTTACGCAAGTCAAAAGATAATGAATCATTTTTTGAAGATTTCACAGATAAAACTATTGTCCAGACAAGAAATACTAGAGGTTCGCATCGTTAAATATAATTTTTCATAGTCGGATTTTTGATAAAAAAGATTGCTTTATATAGGGAAAAATGTTATTGTTTTAATGTTGTCTAAAGACAAAAATCAACTCTGATCCAGCAAATGCATCAGGGCACAAGGAGAGATTACTTATGAAAAAAACAATTCACCCAGATTACAGACAAGTTGTGTTCATGGATACTACTACAGGATTTAAATTTATTTCAGGATCTACTAAAAATTCAAGCGAAACAGTTGAATGGGAAGACGGTTCTACTTACCCAATGATCCGTGTCGAAATTTCATCTGATTCACACCCATTCTATACAGGACGTCAAAAATTTACTCAAGCAGACGGACGTGTGGACCGTTTCAACAAAAAATATGGTATCGCAGACGCAAACAAACAAGAAGAAGCATAATAAACATTTGCTTTTAAAAAAGAGATCAGACAATTTAATTGTCTTGGTCTCTTTTTTTTGCTTATTTGAATGTTTATCGTGCGTTCAATGTTCAAATTGAATGACCATTTAGTGTGACAAATCAGAGTAGTCCTCTTTTCCCAAGACAGTATGATAGATTCAAGCAGGTTATATTCACTATAGAGCTCTAAAAATGTATTTATATACTTTTCTAATATAGTCCTTAACGATTGTTGCCCAAAGAAAATATGTCCACAAAAATAATTCACAGAAAACGTGTGGTCAAAACAAATAAAGTCTGCTATAATTCAAATTGTGTAACCGCTTTAATGGTTGCTATATCAAGTTACAGCTTAGTCAAATCGGGTATTTAAGCCTTGGTATGACCAAACTGAAATTTGAAATAATAAATATATTTTTTAAAAAACTTATCTAAAAGGGGAATATTAACATGGGAGACTACAATGCAGTAGCAGCAAGAAATACGGAAAATGCACCAAAAAATATCGGACCATATTCACAAACAGTAGCTTACTCTCATTACAATAATCTTTCAGCTCAATTACCTATTGATCCAAAATCTGGTAAATTGGTAGCTGGTGGTGTAAAAGAGCAAGCTGAACAATGCTTTAAAAACATCAAAGCAATTGTAAACAGCATCGACCACGTTATGAGCGACGTTGTTAGACTGACAGTATTCGTTAAGAATATCAAAGATATCGACGCTATTGACGAAGTTTATAAAACATTCTTCTCAACTTATGTTCCTACACGGACGA
This genomic window contains:
- the rpoE gene encoding DNA-directed RNA polymerase subunit delta encodes the protein MKLAQFEDQNKDELSMIEVAHAILDQKGEILDFSALLKEVQDFLNINSKEITSKTSQFYTDLNIDGSFISLGENRWGLRSWYPIDFIDEEVTQGNEDEAPRRKKRKKASAFVTGEDDIDYNDDDPEDDDSPEEEEDDNATTYGGRVSVDEHGVMVDDEDKEDLGEYKKDLSELGTDDEEDELPDGVEGELTIIEDEDEEDSDEEEY
- a CDS encoding HD domain-containing protein — encoded protein: MSSLYDGNLLLPIEHVFRDPVHDYIHIQHQIILDLINSSEFQRLRRIKQLGTSSLTFHGAEHTRFTHSLGVYEITRRICDTFERNYATQTPGDGGWDDNERLVALCAALLHDIGHGPYSHTFEHIFKTDHEEITVSIITSPETEVYQILSKVSEDFPEKVASIIQKTYPNPQVVQLISSQIDADRMDYLLRDAYHTGVNYGTFDLTRILRVIRPYKDGIYFQMSGMHAVEDYIVSRYQMYMQVYFHPVSRGMEVILDHLLKRAKKMYVDPAIQFKDQLNLLGPFFEKKFTLKDYLKLDDGVLATYFTLWKEEKDPILSDLATRFLDRHPFKSVKFSSKTDMDLIEDLKAIIREAGYDTDYYTAINNSYDLPYDFYRPNQNTNRTQIELVRQDGTLVELSKASEIVSSIAGKVRGDERFYVPKEFLKPDASNEITLFEHLYDEFNRYIKNGAIIDPNKLVEDSPK
- a CDS encoding type B 50S ribosomal protein L31, which translates into the protein MKKTIHPDYRQVVFMDTTTGFKFISGSTKNSSETVEWEDGSTYPMIRVEISSDSHPFYTGRQKFTQADGRVDRFNKKYGIADANKQEEA
- a CDS encoding lipoate--protein ligase family protein, with the protein product MIITDNKKISTDYSYELYEAETMPFANKAISHFALTDSLLRYAGKYQKNILHFWPTSNLVILGMMDTKLPYFKDALEVIDRYAHPYIVRNSGGLAVVGDEGVLNFSLILPEDPKQKMTINTGYEHMLQLINNSLKAYGKKSLAYEIKDSYCPGEYDLSIDGKKFAGISQRRLKNGVAIMIYISVNGNQFKRAEMIREFYQAGLKGETVKWQFPSVDPTVMATLEDLLGISLTVDGMKNLILRTLLKNNCTIIPGEYSSEIITDYNEGFEKMIRRNQQMLGTSIDKELIK
- a CDS encoding CTP synthase, translated to MTKYIFVTGGVVSSIGKGIAAASLGRLLKNRGLKVTIQKFDPYINVDPGTMSPYQHGEVFVTDDGAETDLDLGHYERFIDINLNQYSNVTTGKIYSEVIRKERKGEYLGATVQVIPHITNEIKEKIMRAGQTTDSDIVITEVGGTVGDIESLPFLEALRQMKSDVGADNVMYIHTTLIPYLGAAGEMKTKPTQHSVKELRGLGIQPNLLVIRTEKPVPQSLKDKLASFCDVYPEAIIESRDVDTLYSIPLNLQKQNMDQIVCDHLKIDAPPADMSEWIALEQKVLHLSKKTKIALVGKYVELPDAYLSVIESLNHAGYAVDSEIEVDWINAEEVTPDNIESKLKNADGILVPGGFGDRGLEGKILAIQYARENKVPFLGICLGMQLACVEYARNVVGLEGAHSAETDPDTPYNIIDLMLNQKDVVNMGGTLRLGLYPCKLKPGSVAANVYDNAEVVQERHRHRYEFNNEYRNMMEEKGLVFSGVSPDNRLVEIVELSDHPFYIACQFHPEFISRPNRPQKLFLGFVKAALNN
- a CDS encoding DUF1934 domain-containing protein codes for the protein MVNIGIENYEVKQLDLSKGRAAQIHLETIISQGNETEKHVFDEAGKVVQMNSSYYIRFQETYESGVIPVTVKIDPSGIVTLTRKGETTTRMRFDKGERFETLYHTPQGEVKIETMTKNMQISYTDEPFSGRVYIEYDLFLGKEKLGDYKLQLLFTI
- a CDS encoding UDP-N-acetylglucosamine 1-carboxyvinyltransferase, whose product is MKKLVINGGKKLSGEVTINGAKNSTVALIPAAILADSPVVLEGVPDIQDVHSLIDILNIMKVETTFDGSTLTIDPTHMVSIPMPNGKIKSLRASYYFMGALLTKFGKGVVGLPGGCFLGPRPIDQHLKGFRALGATVDNEMGAMYLRTDEKGLVGTRMYLDVVSIGATINVMLAAVKAKGKTIIENAAREPEIIDIATLLNNMGAKVRGAGTDIIRIDGVDELHGCRHTIIPDRIEAGTYLSMAAAAGSDVLINNVIVEHLEGLLAKLEEMGVPMEIGEDSIRVKEATHLKAINIKTLPYPGFATDLQQPLTPLLLKATGTSLITDTIYPKRVKHIPELVRMGANARVESDMILIEGPIKQLHGVEVEASDLRAGACLVTAGLMAEGTTTITGVENILRGYDHIVEKLTALGADVEMIEDDNK
- the rho gene encoding transcription termination factor Rho — encoded protein: MSELLTLTELELKTLKEIYNYAKELKIPYYSQMNKKELALAVIRAQEEKQGFFIVEGVLDVMAQQDFGFLRPINYTPSKEDIYISSSQIKRFGLRNGDKVSGKARPPKPSERYYGLMHVNFVNGKDPEDAKERPHFPALTPLYPEKQITLETEQTKISNRMIDIIAPVGFGQRGLIVAPPKAGKTILLKEIANGIAENYPEAELIILLIDERPEEVTDIERSVKGEVVSSTFDQQPQNHVRVTELVLERAMRLVEDRRDVIILMDSITRLARAYNLVLPPSGRTLSGGLDPAALYRPKRFFGAARNIEEGGSLTILATALVDTGSRMDDMIYEEFKGTGNSELHLSRELAERRVFPAIDIKKSSTRKEELLLENDRLEMIWKLRHAMTGDALDLTDQFIKALRKSKDNESFFEDFTDKTIVQTRNTRGSHR
- the fba gene encoding class II fructose-1,6-bisphosphate aldolase, with amino-acid sequence MSRLVSMTDMLNKALEGKYAVGQFNINNLEWTQAVLAAAEAEKSPVILGVSEGAGKYMGGPKVVAAMVESLMETMNITVPVALHLDHGSSFENCKAAIDAGYSSVMIDNSAFAIDKNIEATKKVVEYAHSKDVSVEAEVGTVGGTEDGVTGGVNYADPQECLRMVTEAKIDALAAALGSVHGDYEGEPVLGFGEMKEISELTKAPLVLHGGSGIPEFQIKKAIENGHSKINVNTELQQVWTKAIREKLNTDDKVYDPRKVIAPGKDAIVATVKTTMQRFGSSNKA